A stretch of DNA from Cryptomeria japonica chromosome 4, Sugi_1.0, whole genome shotgun sequence:
ATATTGCTAAAGTTATATATAAACCATCTACAAATAATGAGGTATAAAACAGCCTTCCATTTCCTTTCCTTTTACAAGACAATTTTATGGTAGCGAGATAGTGGGGAGTTTCTATATGGCGCAGTTCTCATATTGGCGTTCGTGCTCAAGCATGATACATGATTGTTTAAATACATCAGATAATGATATTATATATCCATTTATCCCAACGCCATAAAAATGGGGGAAAATATAATGGGTAGGCACGCTCATGGCACACGCATTAAGCAATCCAACTCATATAGTCCACCGCCTAGTCCTGGTGTAAAATCCAATAACAagctaaacatcaaataaaatacaaaagattaGCTGTGAGTAGATGCAAATGTATATCTGTTTGCCACTCCTTCCTAATGGCTGTCAATATCAGGCTCGCCTTTTGGCTACCGAAAAGGGTCAGTGTGCTACAAAAGGAGGTCTATGGGAGTGTGGACAACACACGCTGCgttttaacattttcaaaatttccttCCATACTACATTTAGTTGGACGGCTGTGAGAAACCAAGCTAAAATGGACGTTAGATCATCCAGCCCAGTTGCTTTGCAGTTGGACTCTACAGAATTGAAGAGAATGATGAAAGAAGGAGAAGCAATTGCGGAGGCGTCGCCACTTCCAACTCCTCCCAGGTCGAGTGTTCTCATTACCATGTCTCCTTGTCCAGaggaagatgaagatgagaaaaacatGGATTTTCGAAATAGAGCACAGTGGCTTCGGGCTGCTGTCCTTGGAGCTACCGATGGACTGGTCACAACAGCGTCACTGATGATGGGCGTGGGCGCGGTGAAAACAGACGCAAAGACAATGGTGATATCTGGGCTGGCGGCGCTGGTGGCGGGGGCATGCAGCATGGCCATCGGCGAATTCATTTCCGTGCAAACGCAGCGCGACGTGGAACTGTCCAACCTCAAGAGACAAAAGCAAGCTGAAAAGGCGTTGAAGGGAACAGAACAAGCGAACAGATTGCCTCCTGCGTCTCCGTTGGTGatttcaagagaagagaaagaggggCTTCCAAGCCCAATTCAGGCGGCTTGCGCATCGGCCCTTGCGTTCTCTGTGGGGGCACTGTTGCTTCTTATCTCTGCTGCCTTTATCAGTGACTATACTGTTAGGGTTGGCGTTCTAGGTGGAGTTTCGAGCTTGGTGCTCATAATCTTTGGCGCGATTGGAGCTTACTTTGGGCGGTCTTGTATTGTTAAGGGGAGCATGAGAGTGTTGATTGGAGGATGGCTTGCCATGTTAGTCACCTACGGTCTGCTAAGGCTCTTTCGCGCCACGGCAGGAGTTGAAGACACGGCAGACTGCTTCAATAGCTTTCGAACTGAATCTTAATTTGTTCATTTTAACTCCAGCTAGCAATAGGCTTGAAAATCATAATAAGCTTAGGTGCAATAGTTTTTGGCAAATACTAAATGTTTAAATAATCTGGACTAGCAAACGTTGCAATatatttccaaaagaaactttTATCTCCAACTTAGTTAGAGGGAGATTCAGTGTTCCATGATTCGCCAACAGTTTTAAGAAATTTAATAGTTTTTAGAATTGTAATTCTAGCACAATTTGTCCCTCTGGCTATGGTAATATCAATTACAAAAGTGGTTAATGCTTGACATGAGAAATTATAGGCAGAGATCAATCCAAACTAATTAAGCGTTCTTCATCACATAACCAATTAAATGGTTGTACTCAAAGATCAATGTAAATCTTTTGCCCTTCTTCAGGAGTTTAATTACAGTGCCAACAACTACAATAACTATCGTACTCAATATTGCTGCGTTTAGTTTCCAGCAAGTATCAGGTTTGAGAGTTGTAATAAGTTTTGTGTGTAATAGTTTTTTTTGCAAGCAAACAATGAAATATATTACAAAAGGCAGTTTTGTTCCTGTAATTGTGTAGGAAAGGATAAATATATTAGTTAAGattcataatttaaaaaaaaaaaaaaatttaaattaaatgaatattttttgtcattgatgttgaaaGTGCAAAAGTTTAAGGAGGTTTATCACAAACTCATtttttgaagaaaccaaagaaatcTATAAAACATAAAACAAGAATACTAATGAAAAAGATAGTATAATGATCAAACAAAAAAGAAGCCAATGTATAAGAAGATTCATGAAACCTACATTATTGGGAAAATAGGCCAAAATCATGGAATTTGTCTTGcatgttatcattttctataccAACTCACAATATTTCTCTAAACTCACAATGATGGCTTGAGCTTTCATTTGATTATTAGTCGCCCACCGCCCTTAACATATGAGAAAAGAAGTGAAGTAAACAAACATTATTTTGCCCAACTCCACCAATCCACACAACACTTAAACAttgccacaagaagaaatatgtgttaatttgaaaaaaattaataaacGAAGGGTTCATTTACTTGCTCGCTATATACTTTATTATAAGATTTAATCCCATAGTCATAATGAATAGAGCCAACCAAATGACAAAGAATCTAACTATAACAAGAGGAtacaacttcatcaacaaaacACTTAGAAACAAAAATTTCTTTTATCGAATATAAAATCATTTGCCAAACCTACCTAATAGGGCTTTGACAACcttcaaaagatgaagaaatcagGAAATAATGTAACAAATAATACCATGGATCAATGCAACAATGAAGACACCAAAAAAGGAAGAGGGGATATTATTTTATCAAAAGATTAATTAGAAATCACAATTATTGATGACTTGATAAGAGAAATTTAGTAGAACAACAAAACTTGAAATCATGTATTAGGGTTGGAAAGAACAATTACTTACCATCAACCATCAAATTATGGAGGCAAACTAATAATTATAGGATGTGTCAATGAGATAATTATGAGGAGGATACAATATGTAGGCATCATAAAGAAATATAACTTATAGGCCATATTGTGGAGAGAGACCATATGAGGGCTTAGGTGATAGCAGTTGTAACATGGTAAGGATTAGAGAATAGAGTGTGGAGAATTCACAGGATTCTCTATAAAGATAGGTTGACTAGAGTTAAGTTGACTTGTAGTATAGTGGAGCAAGATAGTCTACGAAATTGGAGTGGAGCAAGATAGTGTAAGAAATTGTTCCCTGATATTTGGATCATCCTAGGGTCAAAGAGCTCATGGCTAAAATAATTATTATGGAGGAGTGAGATATATGGTTGACAAAGAAGGCAATAAAGTTAGTAAATTCAAACCATACACTTGCACCTTAGGGCTAAAGTAGCCCTGGCTCACCATGAAGCAAACTTCAATGATCAATATTATTATACATGTATACCCACATCAtattttgacaaagtgattattatgTACACAAATATTATCTGTATATATGATAAGTTGATGTGTTTATCTATGTATCTATGTTATAAGCATTTTATGTCTACATCcatattatgatgttttttgaattatttaatgaaAAGAAATTATGATTTAATCAAACGAATATTGATGAATTTACTTAATTAACTAAacttggatgaatttatttaataaaatacaaTAATTGCCCAATCAAATAATGGACACAAAATTATTTAACTAAATGCCATAAACATCTAATCAAACAATGAAATCAAATTACTTAATGAAATacatcaaatttttaatttttttttattgctcCACTAAATACTATCATCATGTAGTTAATGAAATACAtcaaacttttaaattttttttattgctcCACTAAATACTATCATCATGTAGTTAATGTTTTTGAAATAAACTAAGTACTTCatatataaacaactagaaaaAAAATGGAGAccagaggaggagatagaggtgcTAGGGTTTCTAGAGAGGACggagatggggatggggatgcataAGATGCAGAGCAAGGAGATCTTGTCGATAAGGTCTCTACAAAAAAGTGTGTTGCCTTGGGTGCTATAGGAGTGTGCTTTTTGGTTCTATTTTCGGTCATTTTTTGCTTAGACGAGGTTTGTTTCCTTGGCCACTTCAAGAGTATGCTTTGCTACCGTCTTTCTATATTCCGCAGTGGTTGGTCTTGGGGAATTTGCCTTCTATTTTGTGGCTTGAGCTAATTTGGAGGTCTTCTTTACTTCTCTCTAATTTGTTCTTTTCGAGGCTGAGAGGGGTTTCTTTTTTTTGCGTTCAATGTGTTCTTCCTACTTGGCTGGTGTGTTTTCCTCTTTAGGGAGTGCAATGCTAGTTGGTTGTAGTGCGTTTTTCTCAGATCTTGGGTGCCTAGATGCTAAGGTCTTTGATGATCGCTTTGGGTTTGGCCCTTTTAGCCACCTCTGTGGTCTATGGTTGGTGGGTTCTGTTGTGCGGAGTCCATGATATCATCAGAGCCTTCCTTGCCTTCTTTCTTTGAGTGGTTGGGAGATTTGGTGTCTTTTTCTACTCTAGCTCTGGTAGAGTTTTCATATTTTCTTTTCTCAGAGGTGGCTTGGGCCCTGTCAGTAATGCGCCCTACTCGGCTGTTGTGGTGTCTTTTTGTAGACTTCAAGTTGGGTTTTTTTGTGTACCCTCACTTATTCCCTCTCATTGGATTCTGCACAATGTCTTACGTGGCTCTAGCTTATGGTTATATAGCTAGTTGGCTAGACACAGCCATCACTTCTCACAGATTTGGTTGGGGTTTGTTTTTTTTGGCTGCccctattcttttatttttaaattgtatgTTGTTGTTGTAGACCCCATGGAGGTGGATTTAGAAGACGTCTTTTTCCATGCTGCTTCCATGGTGGGATCTAGAGAGTCTGCTAAGTTATTTGTTGTTATTATTCCTATTAAGGTGGTGGGTAGTAGCAAaggtttctttttccttttgtttttgcatggtatTTCTATTGAGGTGGACTTCAGATGTTGTTAATGGACCTATAGAGATGGTTTCAGATGTTGTGTTTACAGGGGTTCCTCTTAAGATAATTTTGGGCTTCTTGTTACCCTCTTTCTCTTTCTATGAATGTTGTTTTTCGTAGTGGTTCTATTTGTAAAAGGTTTAAGGGTGTCTTTCAAAATTTGTTAGTTATTGTTCTCGTTCATTATTTAGCTGCACTTCCTACAACATAAAGAGTTCTAAAAATTAGAAGGTTCAAGGGTTCTTTAAAAATCTGATGTTTTGCTTTCCCTTtctttggttgtgtttctttctagcCCAAGATGGCTATGGTTTTAGGTTTCAAGGTCCTATGAAAAACCTATGCATTCTGTTCAAGGTGTTTCTTTCTAGCCCAAGATCATTGGTTCACTACTCTAGGACAAAGCTTCTCGTCCTCAAAAAATAGTGTGCCTTCTTCAATTTTTAGTTATCTAGCTGCTTGTGAGATACCTCTCTACCCCTTGTTGGTTGTTATGTAAAGATTCAAGCCctatcttgaatctatcaaatcaaaattaaatactttatataataaaatacaaatacaagtacaattaaaaacaataaaaattatattgaaaatatagaaaataagCATTCAACTGATTGCAAAGTTTGAATTATTCTaacaaatttaatgttttatttttcaagagcaTGACTCTTATGTTCATATAGAACTTTAAATTGGCACAATAATCATTACATAAAGAGTTGTGCCCATGATAGAATGACATTAGATAATCTAACTCAGTTATACAAGTATTAATCATCATtcaaattttatattaaaaataaaaattaagcatGAAAATAATGATTATGCATTATTTTTATTCGTTCCTTATGAGGCTTATCATCCATAATTTAGAGGAAAAAACTCTATAACCATAAACA
This window harbors:
- the LOC131031413 gene encoding vacuolar iron transporter homolog 1-like, yielding MGENIMGRHAHGTRIKQSNSYSPPPSPGARLLATEKGQCATKGGLWECGQHTLRFNIFKISFHTTFSWTAVRNQAKMDVRSSSPVALQLDSTELKRMMKEGEAIAEASPLPTPPRSSVLITMSPCPEEDEDEKNMDFRNRAQWLRAAVLGATDGLVTTASLMMGVGAVKTDAKTMVISGLAALVAGACSMAIGEFISVQTQRDVELSNLKRQKQAEKALKGTEQANRLPPASPLVISREEKEGLPSPIQAACASALAFSVGALLLLISAAFISDYTVRVGVLGGVSSLVLIIFGAIGAYFGRSCIVKGSMRVLIGGWLAMLVTYGLLRLFRATAGVEDTADCFNSFRTES